In Litorimonas taeanensis, one DNA window encodes the following:
- a CDS encoding M48 family metalloprotease has protein sequence MLKKYTLRSLAVSMLALGISAVSVLPAQAQSLLRDTEIEETLEEFTVPILRASGLSPQSVDIYLVNDPSLNAFVTRGQNIFLHSGLILEADIPNELKGVIAHEAGHIVGGHIVRSDYGNRSAYGSMLIAAGLGLAAILAGETSAGALILGGSTQFGSLEALSYSRVNESAADQYAVNFLDRTGQSSEGLIAFFEKFRAQEVLSQARRYPYFRSHPLSSNRIDALRERTAESPYVDVKDSTEELHKHEMMKAKLRGFLEGPQLVFSRYPLSDQSQYARYARSVAHYRAADLRNAIKELDSLIDEEPNNPYFHELKAQILYESGQRESAIPPARKALELKPDAPLLKMALAQSLIETQDAGLVEEAVTLVKSALQTEPDNSFAWYILSTAYGHQGKEALAKYASAERFYALGDIQRARSFAQRAQEDLPRNEPQWRRASDIVVVADAQLAKSKNKRRSPKPFSVTASQSSDW, from the coding sequence ATCTTACGAGCCTCTGGCTTGTCGCCACAATCTGTTGATATTTATTTGGTCAATGACCCTTCGCTCAACGCATTTGTAACCCGTGGACAAAACATCTTCCTGCATAGCGGTCTCATCCTAGAGGCAGACATTCCCAATGAGTTAAAGGGCGTTATTGCCCATGAAGCCGGACACATAGTTGGCGGCCATATTGTGCGGTCTGATTATGGTAATAGAAGCGCCTATGGCTCAATGCTGATTGCCGCAGGTCTGGGCCTCGCCGCGATTTTAGCCGGTGAGACCTCTGCTGGGGCTTTAATCCTTGGGGGTTCCACGCAATTTGGTAGCCTAGAGGCGCTGTCATATTCACGGGTAAATGAATCTGCGGCCGACCAATATGCTGTGAATTTTCTAGACCGCACGGGTCAATCAAGCGAAGGGTTAATCGCCTTTTTCGAAAAGTTTCGAGCGCAAGAAGTCTTATCACAAGCCCGCCGCTATCCCTATTTTCGTAGCCACCCCCTCTCATCCAACCGCATTGATGCACTTCGCGAACGCACCGCAGAAAGCCCATATGTTGATGTAAAAGATTCGACCGAAGAATTACATAAACATGAAATGATGAAAGCGAAACTAAGAGGCTTTCTAGAAGGCCCACAGCTTGTTTTTTCTCGATACCCATTATCGGATCAAAGCCAATATGCACGATATGCTCGCTCTGTTGCTCACTACCGCGCCGCAGATCTAAGAAATGCGATTAAGGAGCTGGACTCTCTAATTGATGAGGAACCAAACAATCCGTATTTCCATGAACTTAAGGCTCAAATCTTATATGAAAGCGGTCAACGCGAGAGCGCCATCCCTCCTGCTCGGAAAGCTTTAGAACTCAAACCCGACGCACCGCTTTTGAAAATGGCTTTAGCGCAATCTCTTATAGAAACTCAGGACGCAGGACTTGTCGAAGAGGCCGTGACGCTTGTGAAATCAGCCCTGCAAACAGAACCGGACAACAGTTTTGCGTGGTACATTCTGTCCACGGCATATGGTCACCAAGGCAAAGAAGCATTAGCTAAATATGCGAGCGCCGAACGCTTTTACGCGCTTGGCGATATTCAACGAGCCCGCTCTTTTGCGCAACGCGCTCAAGAGGACCTTCCTCGAAATGAACCCCAATGGCGGCGCGCGTCAGACATTGTGGTTGTAGCAGACGCACAACTAGCCAAGAGTAAAAACAAACGGCGTAGTCCTAAGCCATTTAGTGTAACAGCATCACAAAGCAGTGATTGGTGA